Proteins encoded in a region of the Trichosurus vulpecula isolate mTriVul1 chromosome 9, mTriVul1.pri, whole genome shotgun sequence genome:
- the HAGHL gene encoding hydroxyacylglutathione hydrolase-like protein isoform X2 translates to MKKLRLRVEPETEWTMKVKVISVLEDNYMYLVIEENTREAIAVDATVPKRLLEIVKKEEVKLTTILTTHHHWDHSRGNEELVQLCPGLQVYGADERIGALTHKLTHNQELKFGAICVRCLLTPGHTLDHMCYFMWEDNCPDAPAVFSGDALFIGGCGRLLEGTAEQMYRSLNETLGTLPKETKVFCGHEYTVRNLKFALKVEPDNETVKTKLAWAKARDDDDIPTVPSTLGEEFHYNPFLRVVEESVQKYTGKKDPVEVMKVLHTENDNFKKPAEPLDPRAVLALEWGLLGSLVQKK, encoded by the exons atgaagaaattgaggctcagagtgg AGCCTGAAACTGAATGGACCATGAAGGTCAAGGTCATTTCAGTCTTGGAAGACAACTACATGTATTTGGTCATTGAAGAGAATACCAGAGAAGCCATTGCTGTAGATGCAACAGTTCCCAAAAGG TTGCTGGAAATTGTCAAGAAGGAGGAAGTGAAGCTGACAACCATCTTGACCACTCATCATCACTG GGATCATTCCAGGGGCAATGAGGAGCTGGTGCAGCTGTGTCCAGGGCTTCAGGTGTACGGTGCTGATGAGCGTATTGGTGCCTTGACACACAAGTTGACCCACAACCAGGAGCTCAAG TTTGGAGCCATCTGTGTGCGGTGCTTGCTCACACCTGGCCACACCTTGGACCACATGTGTTACTTCATGTGGGAAGACAACTGTCCAGATGCTCCAGCTGTGTTCTCAG GCGATGCCTTGTTCATCGGTGGTTGTGGTCGACTCCTGGAGGGGACGGCAGAACAAATGTACCGGAGCCTTAATGAAACACTGGGGACCCTGCCCAAGGAAACT AAAGTGTTCTGTGGGCATGAGTACACTGTCAGGAATCTCAAATTTGCTTTGAAAGTGGAGCCTGATAATGAAACTGTGAAAACAAAGTTGGCTTGGGCCAAA GCTAGAGATGATGACGACATACCCACAGTGCCTTCAACCCTAGGAGAGGAGTTTCACTATAATCCCTTCCTGAGAGTAGT AGAGGAATCTGTCCAGAAATACACTGGGAAAAAGGATCCGGTGGAGGTCATGAAAGTTCTACATACAGAAAATGACAACTTCAAAAAACCTGCGGAACCACTGGATCCTCGTGCTGTCCTTGCACTAGAGTGGGGCCTCTTGGGCTCCTTAGTGCAAAAGAAATAA
- the HAGHL gene encoding hydroxyacylglutathione hydrolase-like protein isoform X4: MQQFPKGDHSRGNEELVQLCPGLQVYGADERIGALTHKLTHNQELKFGAICVRCLLTPGHTLDHMCYFMWEDNCPDAPAVFSGDALFIGGCGRLLEGTAEQMYRSLNETLGTLPKETKVFCGHEYTVRNLKFALKVEPDNETVKTKLAWAKARDDDDIPTVPSTLGEEFHYNPFLRVVEESVQKYTGKKDPVEVMKVLHTENDNFKKPAEPLDPRAVLALEWGLLGSLVQKK, from the exons ATGCAACAGTTCCCAAAAGG GGATCATTCCAGGGGCAATGAGGAGCTGGTGCAGCTGTGTCCAGGGCTTCAGGTGTACGGTGCTGATGAGCGTATTGGTGCCTTGACACACAAGTTGACCCACAACCAGGAGCTCAAG TTTGGAGCCATCTGTGTGCGGTGCTTGCTCACACCTGGCCACACCTTGGACCACATGTGTTACTTCATGTGGGAAGACAACTGTCCAGATGCTCCAGCTGTGTTCTCAG GCGATGCCTTGTTCATCGGTGGTTGTGGTCGACTCCTGGAGGGGACGGCAGAACAAATGTACCGGAGCCTTAATGAAACACTGGGGACCCTGCCCAAGGAAACT AAAGTGTTCTGTGGGCATGAGTACACTGTCAGGAATCTCAAATTTGCTTTGAAAGTGGAGCCTGATAATGAAACTGTGAAAACAAAGTTGGCTTGGGCCAAA GCTAGAGATGATGACGACATACCCACAGTGCCTTCAACCCTAGGAGAGGAGTTTCACTATAATCCCTTCCTGAGAGTAGT AGAGGAATCTGTCCAGAAATACACTGGGAAAAAGGATCCGGTGGAGGTCATGAAAGTTCTACATACAGAAAATGACAACTTCAAAAAACCTGCGGAACCACTGGATCCTCGTGCTGTCCTTGCACTAGAGTGGGGCCTCTTGGGCTCCTTAGTGCAAAAGAAATAA
- the HAGHL gene encoding hydroxyacylglutathione hydrolase-like protein isoform X1, with translation MGRSMGVEGEPETEWTMKVKVISVLEDNYMYLVIEENTREAIAVDATVPKRLLEIVKKEEVKLTTILTTHHHWDHSRGNEELVQLCPGLQVYGADERIGALTHKLTHNQELKFGAICVRCLLTPGHTLDHMCYFMWEDNCPDAPAVFSGDALFIGGCGRLLEGTAEQMYRSLNETLGTLPKETKVFCGHEYTVRNLKFALKVEPDNETVKTKLAWAKARDDDDIPTVPSTLGEEFHYNPFLRVVEESVQKYTGKKDPVEVMKVLHTENDNFKKPAEPLDPRAVLALEWGLLGSLVQKK, from the exons ATGGGCAGAAGCATGGGGGTGGAAGGAG AGCCTGAAACTGAATGGACCATGAAGGTCAAGGTCATTTCAGTCTTGGAAGACAACTACATGTATTTGGTCATTGAAGAGAATACCAGAGAAGCCATTGCTGTAGATGCAACAGTTCCCAAAAGG TTGCTGGAAATTGTCAAGAAGGAGGAAGTGAAGCTGACAACCATCTTGACCACTCATCATCACTG GGATCATTCCAGGGGCAATGAGGAGCTGGTGCAGCTGTGTCCAGGGCTTCAGGTGTACGGTGCTGATGAGCGTATTGGTGCCTTGACACACAAGTTGACCCACAACCAGGAGCTCAAG TTTGGAGCCATCTGTGTGCGGTGCTTGCTCACACCTGGCCACACCTTGGACCACATGTGTTACTTCATGTGGGAAGACAACTGTCCAGATGCTCCAGCTGTGTTCTCAG GCGATGCCTTGTTCATCGGTGGTTGTGGTCGACTCCTGGAGGGGACGGCAGAACAAATGTACCGGAGCCTTAATGAAACACTGGGGACCCTGCCCAAGGAAACT AAAGTGTTCTGTGGGCATGAGTACACTGTCAGGAATCTCAAATTTGCTTTGAAAGTGGAGCCTGATAATGAAACTGTGAAAACAAAGTTGGCTTGGGCCAAA GCTAGAGATGATGACGACATACCCACAGTGCCTTCAACCCTAGGAGAGGAGTTTCACTATAATCCCTTCCTGAGAGTAGT AGAGGAATCTGTCCAGAAATACACTGGGAAAAAGGATCCGGTGGAGGTCATGAAAGTTCTACATACAGAAAATGACAACTTCAAAAAACCTGCGGAACCACTGGATCCTCGTGCTGTCCTTGCACTAGAGTGGGGCCTCTTGGGCTCCTTAGTGCAAAAGAAATAA
- the HAGHL gene encoding hydroxyacylglutathione hydrolase-like protein isoform X3, which produces MKVKVISVLEDNYMYLVIEENTREAIAVDATVPKRLLEIVKKEEVKLTTILTTHHHWDHSRGNEELVQLCPGLQVYGADERIGALTHKLTHNQELKFGAICVRCLLTPGHTLDHMCYFMWEDNCPDAPAVFSGDALFIGGCGRLLEGTAEQMYRSLNETLGTLPKETKVFCGHEYTVRNLKFALKVEPDNETVKTKLAWAKARDDDDIPTVPSTLGEEFHYNPFLRVVEESVQKYTGKKDPVEVMKVLHTENDNFKKPAEPLDPRAVLALEWGLLGSLVQKK; this is translated from the exons ATGAAGGTCAAGGTCATTTCAGTCTTGGAAGACAACTACATGTATTTGGTCATTGAAGAGAATACCAGAGAAGCCATTGCTGTAGATGCAACAGTTCCCAAAAGG TTGCTGGAAATTGTCAAGAAGGAGGAAGTGAAGCTGACAACCATCTTGACCACTCATCATCACTG GGATCATTCCAGGGGCAATGAGGAGCTGGTGCAGCTGTGTCCAGGGCTTCAGGTGTACGGTGCTGATGAGCGTATTGGTGCCTTGACACACAAGTTGACCCACAACCAGGAGCTCAAG TTTGGAGCCATCTGTGTGCGGTGCTTGCTCACACCTGGCCACACCTTGGACCACATGTGTTACTTCATGTGGGAAGACAACTGTCCAGATGCTCCAGCTGTGTTCTCAG GCGATGCCTTGTTCATCGGTGGTTGTGGTCGACTCCTGGAGGGGACGGCAGAACAAATGTACCGGAGCCTTAATGAAACACTGGGGACCCTGCCCAAGGAAACT AAAGTGTTCTGTGGGCATGAGTACACTGTCAGGAATCTCAAATTTGCTTTGAAAGTGGAGCCTGATAATGAAACTGTGAAAACAAAGTTGGCTTGGGCCAAA GCTAGAGATGATGACGACATACCCACAGTGCCTTCAACCCTAGGAGAGGAGTTTCACTATAATCCCTTCCTGAGAGTAGT AGAGGAATCTGTCCAGAAATACACTGGGAAAAAGGATCCGGTGGAGGTCATGAAAGTTCTACATACAGAAAATGACAACTTCAAAAAACCTGCGGAACCACTGGATCCTCGTGCTGTCCTTGCACTAGAGTGGGGCCTCTTGGGCTCCTTAGTGCAAAAGAAATAA